Proteins encoded by one window of Amaranthus tricolor cultivar Red isolate AtriRed21 chromosome 4, ASM2621246v1, whole genome shotgun sequence:
- the LOC130809800 gene encoding uncharacterized protein LOC130809800: MEPSSSLKIWDSFKWVFCCPLIKLRSFSTTTTALIFFLLFIFTLLFTPWLDFSNFRIRSKSMPYTISIFNKNNDHNYTKREEYILKCTASNMTIKCPSNYPPKSNNLSFESNRTCPDYFRWIYEDLKTWRKQGISEEMVDSLKDVAHFRLVIVNGTAYVKEYRKAFQTRDVFTLWGILQLLKLYPGRLPDLDLVFQCHDQSSIKKSNYKGNKAPFAPPQFHYCGDDSTLDIVFPDWSFWGWPEVNIKPWVPLEKDIAEENKIKNWSSREPFAFWKGNLYTGARHNLGKCNSKNDWNAEIINQDWGKEVAEGFKNSDLSKQCLHRYKIYMEGNAWSVSEKYILACDSMTLLINPIYYDFFSRSLIPLKHYWPVNPNNLCKSIKFAVNWGNKNTHKAQEIGKEGSKFIFEELKLENVYDYMFHVLNEYAKLLKYKPSIPEGSIVLCSERFACSPKGLETADKIETMVHEPSRISPCQLPPPYDRKTLQSLRSQKAKIKKQVQIWEKGNA, from the exons ATGGAACCATCTTCTTCCCTAAAGATATGGGATTCATTCAAATGGGTTTTTTGTTGTccattaataaaattaagaagCTTTTCTACAACAACAACTGCTTTGATTTTCTTCTTGCTTTTCATCTTTACTCTTCTTTTCACTCCATGGCTTGATTTT TCAAATTTCAGAATCAGAAGCAAATCAATGCCATACACAATATCAATATTCAACAAGAACAACGACCACAACTACACAAAAAGAGAAGAGTATATCCTCAAGTGCACCGCAAGCAACATGACAATCAAATGTCCATCAAACTACCCACCCAAATCCAATAATCTAAGCTTCGAATCGAACCGGACGTGCCCCGATTACTTTAGATGGATCTACGAGGACTTGAAGACATGGAGGAAGCAAGGAATTAGTGAAGAAATGGTGGATAGTTTGAAAGATGTTGCTCATTTTAGGTTGGTTATTGTTAATGGGACAGCCTATGTTAAGGAATATAGAAAGGCTTTTCAAACAAGGGATGTGTTTACATTATGGGGTATAttacaacttttaaagttatacCCTGGAAGATTACCTGACCTTGATTTGGTTTTCCAATGTCATGATCAATCTTCTATTAAGAAAAGCAATTATAAAGGAAACAAGGCTCCTTTTGCTCCTCCTCAATTTCATTATTGTGGGGATGATTCTACTCTTGATATTGTCTTCCCTGATTGGTCTTTTTGGGGctg GCCAGAAGTGAATATAAAGCCATGGGTGCCCTTGGAGAAGGATATAGCAGAAGAAAACAAGATTAAAAATTGGAGTTCTAGAGAACCTTTTGCTTTTTGGAAAGGAAATTTGTATACTGGTGCAAGACACAACCTTGGAAAGTGCAATTCCAAAAATGATTGGAATGCTGAGATCATTAACCag GATTGGGGTAAAGAGGTAGCTGAGGGGTTCAAGAACTCTGATTTATCAAAGCAATGTCTTCATAG ATACAAGATTTATATGGAAGGAAATGCATGGTCAGTGAGTGAGAAATACATCCTAGCTTGTGATTCCATGACCCTTCTCATAAACCCCATTTACTATGATTTCTTTTCAAGAAGCTTAATTCCTTTGAAGCATTATTGGCCAGTAAATCCTAACAACCTATGCAAATCCATTAAATTTGCTGTAAATTGGGGCAATAAAAACACTCACAAG GCACAAGAGATTGGAAAAGAAGGGAGCAAGTTCATATTTGAAGAGCTAAAATTGGAAAATGTGTATGATTACATGTTTCATGTATTAAATGAATATGCAAAGCTACTTAAGTACAAACCAAGTATACCAGAGGGATCAATTGTGCTTTGTTCAGAAAGATTTGCATGCAGTCCAAAAGGTTTGGAGACTGCAGATAAAATTGAGACCATGGTACACGAACCTTCTAGAATAAGTCCATGTCAACTTCCTCCACCATATGATCGTAAAACACTTCAATCTCTTCGAAGTCAAAAGGCAAAGATCAAGAAACAAGTCCAGATTTGGGAAAAGGGCAACGCATAG